A region of Fimbriimonadaceae bacterium DNA encodes the following proteins:
- the nadC gene encoding putative nicotinate-nucleotide pyrophosphorylase [carboxylating]: protein MNGLDPLLVENLVRAALEEDLGSRGDLTGEATIPADLNWKATIVGKERGVLCGIPFLVSAMAQRCVSNIVITVQDGEVVEPGTKIASVSGLARGIVSAERVALNFLGRLSGIATLTSRFVDAVAGTQVRITDTRKTSPSLRMAEKYAVRCGGGINHRMGLFDAVLIKDNHVAACGGVGEAVRRAKAAAGHLVKVEVEITRVDQLQDAILAGADVVMLDNFAPADCRVAVAEAAGRVVLEASGGIRLENVREYAETGVDVISVGALTHSAPSFDVALDFAGS, encoded by the coding sequence ATGAACGGGCTCGATCCCTTATTGGTCGAGAACCTGGTTCGAGCAGCGCTCGAAGAGGACTTGGGCTCTCGGGGCGACCTGACCGGCGAAGCCACGATTCCGGCTGACCTGAACTGGAAAGCCACCATCGTTGGCAAGGAACGGGGCGTGCTGTGTGGAATTCCTTTTCTCGTCTCCGCGATGGCACAGAGGTGCGTTTCCAATATCGTCATCACGGTGCAAGACGGTGAGGTCGTGGAGCCGGGAACGAAGATCGCCAGCGTGTCCGGTTTGGCAAGGGGGATCGTCTCTGCGGAGCGCGTGGCCCTCAACTTCTTGGGTCGCCTGAGTGGAATCGCAACCTTGACGTCGCGCTTCGTCGATGCGGTCGCGGGAACACAAGTCCGGATCACCGACACGCGGAAAACGAGCCCCAGCTTGCGAATGGCCGAAAAATATGCGGTCCGGTGCGGAGGCGGAATCAACCACCGGATGGGTCTGTTCGACGCGGTACTCATCAAAGACAACCACGTTGCTGCGTGCGGTGGAGTCGGCGAAGCGGTCCGCCGAGCAAAAGCGGCTGCCGGACATCTCGTGAAGGTGGAGGTCGAGATCACCCGCGTCGATCAACTGCAAGATGCCATCCTGGCCGGAGCCGATGTCGTCATGCTTGATAACTTTGCGCCCGCAGATTGTCGCGTGGCGGTTGCCGAGGCGGCCGGGAGGGTGGTTCTCGAAGCGAGCGGCGGAATTCGGCTTGAGAACGTGAGGGAGTACGCCGAGACCGGGGTCGACGTCATCAGCGTTGGCGCCCTGACTCACTCCGCCCCCTCCTTTGACGTCGCTCTGGACTTTGCCGGAAGCTGA
- the nadB gene encoding L-aspartate oxidase, with the protein MHPVLESDVDEILHSEVLVIGAGAAGLVTALSAAEAGVTVVTKATLDRGANSLWAQGGIAAAIGRDDSPRQHAEDTLAAGAGISDPDVTRVLTRNAKAAVELLSRIGMRFDVDEKGRFQLSREAAHKQARVLHANQDATGAELMRALAEAVREDDRITVHENTVACELVLDAHGAVAGLLAFGEGQSRLYRCSRIVVATGGIGQLYRYTTNPPEATGDGLAMAARAGARLSDMEFVQFHPTALHTAQDPLPLVTEAIRGAGAELVNDVGERFMLARHELGDLAPRDVVARGVWSELDAGRRVFLDARNVFRTRSESFPTVLELCRDAGVDPSQSMIPVVPAAHFHMGGIDVDLEGRTSIPGLWACGEVSSTGVHGANRLASNSLLEAVVFGGHVARSVIAVTRDEGDVGFSALPAAGIHKRIGTTISEERRLAYRQTMWDFLGLVRNEDGCAVAEAFLGESPAGDGYEEHVRWLLAKLMTACAAARKESRGAHFRSDFPEPSPAFRHHSLVVWAEGKPWVGMEADRSEAAV; encoded by the coding sequence ATGCACCCAGTTCTGGAATCCGATGTCGACGAAATCCTTCATTCAGAGGTGCTCGTCATCGGTGCGGGAGCGGCGGGGCTGGTAACCGCCCTTAGCGCGGCGGAGGCAGGGGTGACGGTGGTCACCAAGGCCACTTTGGATCGGGGGGCGAATTCGCTTTGGGCTCAAGGTGGCATTGCCGCGGCGATCGGTCGGGATGACTCTCCTAGGCAACATGCAGAAGACACCCTTGCGGCGGGCGCGGGGATCAGTGATCCCGACGTGACCCGCGTGCTCACCAGGAACGCGAAGGCGGCCGTGGAACTGCTCTCGCGGATCGGCATGCGTTTCGATGTCGATGAGAAGGGCCGATTCCAACTGTCCCGAGAGGCTGCTCATAAACAGGCCAGGGTATTGCATGCGAATCAGGATGCGACCGGCGCCGAGCTTATGCGCGCTCTCGCCGAAGCCGTCCGGGAAGATGATCGCATCACCGTTCACGAAAATACCGTTGCGTGCGAACTCGTTCTCGATGCCCACGGCGCCGTGGCCGGGCTGCTCGCGTTCGGCGAGGGTCAATCTCGCTTGTACCGGTGTTCACGGATCGTTGTCGCAACCGGTGGAATCGGCCAGCTCTATCGGTACACCACCAATCCTCCGGAAGCCACTGGAGACGGGCTAGCAATGGCGGCCAGGGCCGGCGCAAGGCTGTCGGACATGGAGTTTGTGCAGTTCCACCCGACTGCACTTCATACGGCTCAGGATCCCTTGCCTCTGGTAACCGAAGCGATCAGAGGTGCCGGAGCGGAGCTAGTAAATGACGTCGGTGAGCGATTCATGCTGGCCCGGCATGAACTCGGCGACCTCGCCCCGAGAGACGTGGTGGCGCGAGGCGTCTGGTCGGAGCTGGATGCCGGGCGGCGCGTGTTCTTGGACGCGCGCAACGTGTTTCGCACCCGCTCGGAATCGTTCCCAACCGTCTTGGAGCTTTGCCGGGATGCCGGTGTGGATCCTTCCCAGTCGATGATCCCCGTCGTTCCTGCAGCTCACTTCCACATGGGTGGGATCGACGTGGATCTCGAGGGAAGGACAAGCATCCCAGGGTTGTGGGCATGTGGGGAAGTTAGTTCAACCGGCGTCCACGGCGCGAACCGTCTGGCGAGCAATTCCCTCTTGGAGGCGGTCGTGTTTGGCGGACATGTTGCGAGGAGCGTCATAGCGGTCACCAGAGACGAGGGGGACGTCGGGTTCTCCGCCCTGCCTGCGGCCGGGATTCATAAACGGATCGGGACGACGATAAGCGAAGAGCGGCGGCTGGCCTATCGGCAGACGATGTGGGACTTCCTCGGCCTAGTTCGAAACGAGGACGGCTGTGCCGTCGCCGAAGCGTTTCTGGGAGAGTCGCCCGCGGGCGATGGGTACGAGGAGCACGTTCGCTGGCTGCTCGCCAAACTCATGACTGCGTGCGCGGCGGCCCGTAAGGAAAGCCGCGGGGCCCATTTTCGGTCCGATTTTCCAGAGCCCAGTCCTGCGTTCAGGCACCACTCGCTGGTGGTATGGGCCGAAGGTAAACCCTGGGTCGGTATGGAAGCTGATCGTTCGGAGGCAGCAGTATGA
- the nadA gene encoding Quinolinate synthase A: MAALPLPELYDKVAKVVPPVEWPAIALQVERILELKQQKNAVILAHTYQAPEIYFTVADFVGDSLQLARMATQVDAAIIVQAGVKFMADTSKILNPDRKVLIPDLRAGCSLAESITGEDVRRLREQHPGLPVVTYVNTNADVKAESDICCTSSNAVEVVESLGVPKVIFIPDRYLAKWVAKNTKVEIVSWDGACEVHERFTRQDILALRTQYPGLHVMAHPECPPDVLDEADFVGSTSGMVKHIGESRKSQIALITECSMSSNVTQMYPDVDFVRPCNLCPHMRRITLSNIVESLEKEQYEITVPEDIRIRAKAAIEAMLAVRLNKAG; this comes from the coding sequence ATGGCCGCCTTGCCGCTTCCCGAACTGTACGATAAAGTGGCAAAGGTGGTGCCACCGGTGGAATGGCCGGCGATCGCCCTCCAGGTCGAGCGGATTCTTGAACTCAAGCAGCAGAAGAATGCCGTCATCCTTGCCCACACCTACCAGGCGCCCGAAATTTACTTCACGGTGGCGGACTTCGTGGGTGATTCGCTGCAGCTCGCGCGGATGGCCACACAAGTGGACGCAGCGATTATTGTCCAGGCCGGCGTCAAGTTCATGGCCGATACCAGCAAAATCCTGAATCCCGATCGGAAGGTCTTGATACCCGACCTGCGGGCCGGATGCTCCTTAGCAGAGAGCATTACCGGTGAGGATGTTCGTCGGCTCCGGGAGCAGCATCCCGGCCTCCCGGTCGTCACCTATGTCAACACGAATGCGGACGTCAAGGCCGAAAGCGACATTTGCTGCACCAGCTCCAACGCGGTCGAGGTCGTTGAATCCCTCGGCGTACCCAAGGTCATTTTCATTCCCGACCGCTACCTGGCGAAATGGGTGGCAAAGAACACGAAGGTGGAGATTGTCTCGTGGGATGGCGCCTGCGAGGTGCACGAGCGCTTCACCCGCCAGGACATTCTCGCGCTGCGGACCCAGTATCCGGGGCTGCATGTGATGGCCCATCCCGAATGTCCGCCCGACGTTCTGGACGAAGCCGACTTTGTTGGATCGACGAGCGGGATGGTCAAGCATATCGGCGAGAGCCGAAAATCGCAGATAGCGCTCATCACGGAATGCAGCATGAGCTCGAATGTGACCCAGATGTATCCCGACGTGGATTTCGTGCGGCCCTGCAATCTATGCCCCCATATGCGGCGGATTACGCTGTCCAATATTGTCGAGAGCCTGGAAAAGGAGCAGTACGAAATCACTGTGCCCGAAGACATCCGTATTCGAGCCAAGGCTGCCATCGAAGCGATGCTGGCCGTTCGCCTCAATAAGGCCGGCTGA